In Venenivibrio stagnispumantis, one DNA window encodes the following:
- a CDS encoding gluconeogenesis factor YvcK family protein, which translates to MNVVAIGGGTGLSSLLRGIKHLVPDIITNLSAIVTVSDNGGSSGILREQLNIPAPGDVRNCITALAEDEDILTKIMQYRFEEGEGLKGHSFGNLFLTVLTKITGDFLEAVEITSKILKIKGEIVPSTDKLVHLVAEFSDGNIIEGEVQITEYGKNLKGKIKKIWLKPDNVNAPEKAISKILNADFIILGPGSLYTSIVPNLLIKDIKEAILNSYAYKIYICNVMTQYGETDDFTASDHVKVLNKILTGDENKTILDAIILNTTIPPDELLKKYLKENAEPVVADAGNLSRMGLTVYAEDLLDKGDYVRHNPEKLANVLKNIFEQYLVEK; encoded by the coding sequence ATGAATGTAGTAGCAATAGGAGGAGGAACAGGATTATCATCACTACTTAGAGGGATAAAACATCTTGTTCCGGATATTATAACAAATTTATCAGCAATTGTTACCGTTTCTGATAACGGAGGAAGCTCTGGAATATTAAGAGAGCAACTTAATATACCTGCTCCAGGAGATGTGAGAAACTGTATAACTGCATTGGCAGAAGATGAAGATATACTTACAAAAATTATGCAGTATAGATTTGAAGAGGGAGAAGGTTTAAAAGGGCATAGTTTTGGAAATCTTTTTTTAACGGTTTTAACAAAAATAACAGGAGATTTTTTAGAAGCAGTAGAGATAACATCAAAAATCTTAAAAATAAAAGGTGAAATTGTTCCTTCTACAGATAAATTAGTTCATCTTGTAGCAGAATTTAGTGATGGAAATATAATAGAAGGAGAAGTTCAGATAACAGAGTATGGAAAAAATTTAAAAGGAAAAATAAAAAAAATATGGCTCAAACCTGATAATGTTAATGCTCCTGAAAAAGCTATATCTAAAATTTTAAATGCAGATTTTATTATACTTGGTCCGGGCAGTTTATATACAAGCATTGTGCCAAATTTATTAATAAAAGATATAAAAGAAGCTATTTTAAATTCATATGCTTATAAAATATATATATGCAATGTTATGACCCAATATGGTGAAACAGATGATTTTACAGCTTCAGACCATGTAAAAGTTTTAAATAAGATATTAACCGGTGATGAAAATAAAACTATTTTAGATGCAATAATTTTAAATACAACAATCCCACCTGATGAACTTTTGAAAAAATACCTTAAAGAAAATGCTGAACCGGTTGTTGCAGATGCTGGAAATTTATCAAGGATGGGACTAACAGTTTATGCAGAAGATTTATTAGATAAGGGTGATTATGTAAGACATAACCCTGAAAAATTGGCAAATGTATTGAAAAATATATTTGAGCAATATCTTGTGGAAAAATGA
- the nadB gene encoding L-aspartate oxidase, with translation MRYFLNFDTTDIQTLKTDTIIVGAGIAGLSAALQLTNLGIKPIVISKKNVGKSNSFWAQGGIAAAIGKDDNTNLHFQDTLKAGKGLCIEENVRILVEEGLERVIDLINIGVPFDKDKDGYIKLTKEGAHSKNRVLHVKDKTGYEIGKTLINLLKTREITLLDNYYLEEILTEDNRFIGVIITNCNEKILIKAKSIIIATGGYSGLFKRNTAAYKVSGDIISAAFRAGCILKDMEFIQFHPTAINLPEKPAWLISEAVRGEGAILIDEEGKRFIDELKPRDEVAKAIFQKELEGKKVYLDISPLLKKGIDFKERFPNVFNILKEFGLENETKIPVSPAAHYSIGGIQASINGKTDIDGIFAIGESSCTGVHGANRLASNSLLECIVSGYKVAYTIYQYNMYRHIKEDIKIKNIIKGDKIEKPEREKILDRLKDIMWKKVGLIRSEKSLKEALEEVLSIRDHLNRFENGRYLKDLINLSQAIIISALNRKESRGVHYREDYPTEDNNYKKHTILDNRFNIKLV, from the coding sequence ATGAGATATTTTTTAAATTTTGATACAACAGATATACAGACCTTAAAGACAGACACAATAATAGTAGGTGCCGGTATAGCCGGATTATCTGCGGCTTTACAACTTACTAATCTCGGTATAAAACCGATAGTTATATCTAAAAAAAATGTTGGAAAATCAAACTCTTTTTGGGCACAAGGTGGTATAGCTGCAGCAATTGGTAAAGATGATAATACCAATTTACATTTTCAGGATACATTAAAAGCCGGTAAAGGTTTATGCATAGAAGAAAATGTAAGAATATTAGTAGAAGAAGGTTTAGAAAGGGTAATAGATTTAATAAATATCGGAGTTCCTTTTGATAAAGATAAAGATGGATATATAAAATTAACAAAAGAAGGAGCCCATTCTAAAAACAGAGTTTTGCATGTAAAAGATAAAACAGGCTACGAAATAGGTAAAACATTAATAAATTTATTAAAAACAAGAGAAATAACTTTACTTGATAATTACTATCTTGAAGAGATACTAACAGAAGATAACAGATTTATAGGAGTTATAATAACTAATTGTAATGAAAAGATTTTAATAAAAGCAAAATCAATAATAATAGCTACCGGTGGATATAGTGGTTTATTTAAAAGAAATACTGCGGCATATAAAGTATCCGGAGACATCATATCAGCGGCTTTTAGGGCAGGATGTATATTAAAAGATATGGAATTTATACAATTTCATCCTACAGCTATAAATCTTCCGGAAAAACCTGCATGGCTTATATCGGAAGCAGTAAGAGGGGAAGGAGCAATTTTGATAGATGAAGAAGGAAAAAGATTTATAGATGAGTTAAAACCAAGAGATGAAGTAGCTAAAGCAATCTTTCAAAAAGAGCTGGAAGGGAAAAAAGTATATTTAGATATATCTCCTTTACTGAAAAAAGGTATTGATTTTAAGGAAAGATTTCCAAATGTTTTTAATATCTTAAAAGAGTTTGGATTAGAAAATGAAACAAAAATACCGGTTAGCCCTGCCGCCCATTATTCCATAGGAGGTATCCAAGCCTCAATAAACGGAAAAACAGATATAGATGGCATATTTGCAATTGGAGAGTCATCATGCACAGGTGTCCACGGAGCAAATAGATTAGCAAGCAATTCATTACTTGAATGTATTGTATCCGGATATAAAGTAGCTTATACTATATATCAATACAATATGTATAGGCATATAAAAGAAGATATAAAGATAAAAAATATCATAAAAGGTGATAAAATAGAAAAACCTGAAAGAGAAAAGATTTTAGATAGATTGAAAGATATAATGTGGAAAAAGGTTGGATTAATAAGGTCTGAAAAATCATTAAAAGAAGCATTAGAAGAAGTATTATCAATTAGAGATCATTTAAATAGATTTGAAAATGGAAGATATTTAAAAGATTTAATAAATTTATCTCAGGCAATAATAATATCTGCATTAAATAGAAAAGAGAGTAGAGGCGTTCATTATAGAGAAGATTATCCGACAGAAGATAATAATTATAAGAAACATACCATTTTGGATAATAGATTTAATATTAAATTAGTATAG
- the infC gene encoding translation initiation factor IF-3 produces MTELRINREIRAREVRLIDENGQNLGIVPLEEALRKAEEKGLDLVEISPNANPPVCKIMDYGKYRFEQKKKEKEAKKKQKVQVVKEIKFRVNIENHDYQTKIKHIREFIQEGDKVKIWIWFRGRENIHPEIGEKLANKIIEDLSDIAMVEKPPVKEGRNMLFTLVPKQEKK; encoded by the coding sequence ATTACAGAGTTAAGAATTAATAGGGAGATTAGAGCAAGAGAAGTAAGACTTATTGATGAAAACGGCCAAAATTTAGGTATAGTTCCATTGGAAGAGGCTCTTAGAAAAGCAGAAGAGAAAGGGTTAGATTTAGTTGAAATTTCACCTAATGCAAATCCACCTGTATGTAAGATAATGGATTATGGAAAATACAGATTTGAACAAAAGAAAAAGGAAAAAGAAGCAAAGAAAAAGCAAAAAGTTCAAGTGGTTAAAGAGATAAAGTTTAGGGTAAATATAGAAAACCATGATTACCAAACAAAAATAAAACATATTAGAGAGTTTATACAGGAAGGTGATAAAGTAAAAATATGGATATGGTTTAGAGGCAGAGAAAATATTCATCCTGAAATTGGGGAAAAATTAGCAAATAAAATAATTGAAGATTTATCAGATATAGCCATGGTAGAAAAACCACCGGTTAAAGAAGGAAGAAATATGTTATTTACACTTGTTCCAAAGCAAGAGAAAAAATAA
- a CDS encoding sigma 54-interacting transcriptional regulator produces the protein MDFSVLNNLSQAVIFIGLDKKIIFMNSSAKKLIKKKEGESCVGLFSICENCPLEDIKKDKNKRENFDIKLNCCDLTVCHTITPVIENNKVIGILEEFRDYTKVSNYLKQIKKEKEFSRKILDSIVDSILVVDEIGNIIDYNHNAKQILCKELSDIKGMNIEFLLSKKIYELPEEREDIYINTPALGNIKVSLLSTPLKEDKGRLISFYVIPECMLNQEAKGRLVSKNPKMIYILETVKTIVDTNASVLLEGESGVGKNVIARYIHSLSSRRDKPFIKINCAAIPENLLESELFGYVKGAFTGAVRDKPGKVELADGGTLFLDEIGDMPLYLQSKLLHLIQEKEFERLGDTKTRKVNIRIVAATNKDLKEAIKKGDFREDLYYRLKVISLTIPPLRERKEDIPFLVNFFIDKYSQMYNKSIKGISPEAIKALLDYHYPGNIRELENIIERAVILAKKRVIDINDLPEEIFIKEQSNQQKSEIEKIKDVLKQTNGNKSLAAKILGINRVTLWRKIKEFGIEEQA, from the coding sequence ATGGATTTTTCAGTTTTAAATAACCTTTCTCAAGCAGTTATATTTATAGGATTAGATAAAAAAATTATATTTATGAATAGCTCTGCAAAAAAATTAATAAAAAAGAAAGAAGGAGAGAGTTGCGTAGGTTTATTTTCTATATGTGAAAACTGTCCTTTAGAAGATATAAAAAAGGATAAAAATAAAAGGGAAAATTTTGATATAAAATTAAATTGTTGTGATTTAACAGTTTGTCATACCATTACCCCTGTAATTGAAAATAATAAAGTTATAGGGATATTAGAAGAATTTAGAGATTATACTAAGGTATCTAACTATTTAAAGCAGATAAAAAAAGAGAAAGAGTTTAGCAGAAAAATATTAGATTCTATTGTAGATTCTATATTGGTTGTTGATGAAATTGGGAATATTATAGATTACAACCATAATGCTAAGCAGATACTGTGCAAAGAATTATCTGACATAAAAGGAATGAATATAGAATTTTTACTTAGTAAAAAAATTTATGAACTACCTGAAGAAAGAGAAGATATATATATAAATACTCCGGCTTTGGGAAATATAAAAGTTTCTCTTTTATCTACGCCTTTAAAAGAAGATAAAGGTAGGTTAATCTCTTTTTATGTGATTCCGGAATGTATGTTAAATCAAGAAGCAAAAGGAAGGCTTGTATCAAAAAATCCTAAGATGATATACATCTTAGAAACTGTAAAAACCATAGTTGATACAAATGCATCTGTGCTTTTAGAGGGAGAATCCGGTGTAGGAAAAAATGTTATTGCAAGATATATTCATTCTTTATCTTCAAGAAGAGATAAACCATTTATCAAAATAAATTGTGCAGCCATACCGGAAAATCTACTTGAAAGTGAATTATTTGGCTATGTAAAAGGTGCTTTTACAGGTGCAGTAAGAGATAAACCGGGCAAAGTAGAATTAGCAGATGGAGGCACATTATTTTTAGATGAAATCGGAGATATGCCACTTTATCTACAATCTAAACTACTTCATCTAATCCAAGAAAAAGAGTTTGAAAGACTGGGAGATACAAAAACAAGAAAAGTAAATATAAGAATAGTTGCTGCTACAAATAAAGATTTAAAAGAAGCAATAAAGAAAGGAGATTTTAGAGAAGATTTATATTATAGATTAAAAGTAATCTCACTTACCATACCACCTCTTAGAGAAAGAAAAGAAGATATTCCATTTTTAGTAAATTTTTTTATTGATAAATATTCCCAAATGTATAATAAAAGCATAAAAGGAATATCTCCTGAAGCTATAAAAGCTTTGCTTGATTACCATTATCCCGGAAATATAAGGGAACTGGAAAATATAATAGAAAGAGCTGTTATATTAGCCAAAAAAAGAGTCATTGATATAAATGATTTGCCGGAAGAGATATTTATAAAAGAACAATCAAATCAACAAAAAAGTGAGATAGAAAAAATAAAAGATGTTTTGAAACAAACAAATGGTAATAAAAGTTTAGCAGCAAAGATACTGGGAATAAACAGAGTAACCCTTTGGAGAAAAATAAAAGAATTTGGTATAGAAGAGCAGGCTTAA
- a CDS encoding SCP2 sterol-binding domain-containing protein, with the protein MAKFLTEEWINLYKEEWNKNEKLKNDLKNFSASIKYYIDGNENEAVFLKVENGVATEAGKADNNSKYDFEMWATYKDWQTLAKGEMGPKAAMLTKKLKFKGSMITAMKYMGPFEESLRMMGKIPTEW; encoded by the coding sequence ATGGCTAAATTTTTAACAGAAGAATGGATTAATTTATATAAAGAAGAATGGAATAAAAATGAAAAACTTAAAAATGACTTAAAAAATTTTTCTGCTTCTATAAAATATTATATAGATGGAAATGAAAATGAGGCTGTATTTTTGAAAGTAGAAAATGGGGTTGCAACAGAAGCCGGAAAAGCCGATAATAATAGTAAGTATGATTTTGAAATGTGGGCTACATATAAAGATTGGCAGACTTTAGCAAAAGGAGAAATGGGACCAAAAGCAGCCATGCTAACAAAAAAGCTAAAATTTAAAGGTTCAATGATAACTGCAATGAAGTATATGGGTCCATTTGAAGAATCTTTAAGAATGATGGGAAAGATTCCTACAGAGTGGTAA
- a CDS encoding DUF2173 family protein gives MATLSKLKELMQLPGAVAAGEFAEDGRLLSYYGDMSEKAAEIAALMCAANKAMGNMQAKGWSAYTGKDGFYPVQGFAVAGGKYAACIMGNVGVFVELSKADFDKTFETLSKYI, from the coding sequence ATGGCAACATTATCAAAGCTAAAAGAATTAATGCAACTTCCGGGTGCAGTTGCAGCAGGAGAGTTTGCAGAAGATGGAAGACTTCTATCTTATTATGGAGACATGTCGGAGAAAGCAGCTGAAATAGCGGCTCTTATGTGTGCAGCAAACAAAGCAATGGGCAATATGCAAGCAAAAGGTTGGAGTGCTTACACCGGTAAAGATGGATTTTATCCTGTGCAAGGTTTTGCAGTAGCTGGAGGTAAATATGCAGCATGTATTATGGGCAATGTAGGGGTATTTGTTGAACTTTCTAAAGCAGATTTTGACAAAACCTTTGAAACACTTTCAAAATATATTTAA
- the aspS gene encoding aspartate--tRNA ligase, which yields MVELLKDFRRDLYCGEINETNIGDELRVVGWVDTIRDHGGVLFINLRDREGIVQVVFDPAITTSDTYEKAKHLKSEYVIGVKGRVFRRPEGTENPKMKTGTIEIKADYLVILNKSKPLPFQIEDDIKVSEEVRLKYRYLDLRRNKMQRNIILRHEVYQATREFLVGNGFIEVETPMLTKSTPEGARDFLVPSRLEKGKFYALPQSPQLFKQILMVAGLERYFQIVKCFRDEDLRADRQPEFTQIDLELSFVDEEDVMALSEGLIQHIFKKVLGIDIKIPFRRMSYEEAINKYGTDKPDLRYSLELIDITDIAKEVEFKVFSDVANSGGLVKGINIKGGAVFSRKEIDELTEYAKKFGAKGMAWIKLENGQITSPILKFFTEEQKNKLLQRMQAENGDLLIFIADKKDITHKTLGFLRKHIAEKMNLIPENRWEFLWVVDFPLFEWDEEEKRLVAIHHPFTSPKEEDIERLDEALSDVNLALSFKSRAYDMVLNGEEIGGGSIRIHIPEVQEKIFQLLNISPEEAKEKFGFLIDALSYGAPPHGGLAFGLDRILALMTGSESIRDVIAFPKTQKGICPLTGAPDYVQEKQLKELGIKVEEEE from the coding sequence ATGGTTGAACTTCTTAAAGATTTTAGAAGGGATTTATATTGTGGTGAAATAAATGAAACTAATATAGGAGATGAGCTTAGAGTTGTTGGTTGGGTTGATACTATTAGAGACCATGGGGGTGTTTTATTTATAAATTTAAGAGATAGGGAAGGAATTGTCCAAGTTGTTTTTGACCCGGCAATTACTACATCTGATACTTATGAAAAAGCTAAGCATCTAAAATCTGAATATGTGATAGGTGTAAAAGGTAGAGTTTTTAGAAGACCGGAAGGAACTGAAAATCCAAAAATGAAAACAGGAACTATAGAGATAAAAGCCGATTATTTGGTAATACTAAACAAATCAAAACCTCTTCCTTTCCAAATAGAAGATGATATAAAAGTTAGTGAAGAAGTAAGATTAAAATATAGATACCTTGATTTAAGAAGAAATAAAATGCAAAGAAATATAATATTAAGACATGAAGTTTATCAGGCTACAAGAGAGTTCTTAGTAGGTAATGGATTTATAGAAGTAGAAACTCCAATGTTAACAAAAAGCACACCGGAAGGAGCAAGAGATTTCTTAGTTCCTTCAAGACTTGAAAAAGGTAAATTTTATGCATTACCTCAATCCCCTCAGTTATTTAAGCAGATTTTGATGGTTGCTGGTTTAGAAAGATATTTTCAGATAGTTAAATGTTTTAGAGATGAAGATTTAAGAGCTGATAGACAGCCGGAATTTACCCAGATAGATTTAGAGCTTTCTTTTGTTGATGAAGAAGATGTAATGGCATTATCAGAAGGTTTAATCCAACATATCTTTAAAAAAGTATTAGGTATAGATATAAAAATACCTTTTAGAAGAATGAGTTATGAAGAAGCAATAAACAAATACGGCACCGATAAACCGGATTTAAGATATAGCTTAGAACTTATAGATATTACAGATATAGCAAAAGAAGTTGAGTTTAAAGTATTTAGTGATGTTGCAAATAGCGGTGGATTAGTTAAAGGTATTAATATAAAAGGTGGAGCTGTTTTTTCAAGAAAAGAGATAGATGAGTTAACAGAGTATGCTAAAAAATTTGGTGCAAAAGGAATGGCTTGGATAAAGCTTGAAAATGGTCAGATAACTTCACCGATTTTAAAATTCTTTACGGAAGAACAGAAAAATAAACTACTACAAAGAATGCAGGCTGAAAATGGAGATTTACTTATATTTATTGCAGATAAAAAAGATATAACCCATAAAACTCTTGGATTTTTAAGAAAACATATAGCAGAAAAAATGAATTTAATACCGGAAAATAGATGGGAATTTTTATGGGTTGTGGATTTTCCTTTATTTGAATGGGATGAAGAAGAAAAAAGATTGGTGGCTATACACCATCCATTTACAAGCCCAAAAGAAGAAGATATAGAAAGGTTAGATGAAGCATTATCTGATGTAAATCTTGCTTTATCTTTTAAATCAAGAGCTTATGATATGGTTTTAAATGGAGAAGAAATTGGGGGTGGTTCAATTCGTATCCATATACCGGAAGTTCAGGAAAAAATATTTCAGCTTTTAAATATTTCGCCGGAAGAAGCAAAAGAAAAATTTGGATTTTTAATAGATGCTTTAAGCTATGGAGCACCACCACACGGCGGACTTGCTTTTGGTTTAGACAGAATACTTGCTCTAATGACAGGTTCAGAAAGCATAAGAGATGTTATAGCATTTCCAAAAACTCAAAAAGGTATATGTCCTCTTACCGGAGCACCTGATTATGTTCAGGAAAAACAGCTCAAAGAGCTTGGAATTAAAGTAGAGGAAGAAGAGTAA
- a CDS encoding sigma-70 family RNA polymerase sigma factor, whose protein sequence is MEGQDKEQTTLNLYIQQMAKHPLLTPEEEKELAIRAKKGDKEALKKLVEGNLRFVINIAKNFMGWGVPLVDLIAAGNLGLIEAAKRFDPDKNVKFISYAVWWIRQAIMQTIFQQTGAVRIPIKESLFISKVKETYDRLKEQLEREPTIEELAKELKVSPRKIKNALAVVRMPVSLDMPIGEEGEEMTLLDVLSKSGTEDIEKELIEESLHKDLESLLNALDERERKIIELRYGLTGEEPKTLTEVGDEIGISRERVRQLEQRALKKLKNLAMKKHLKDFLS, encoded by the coding sequence ATGGAAGGTCAAGATAAAGAACAAACCACATTAAATCTATATATACAACAGATGGCTAAACATCCTCTTCTTACTCCGGAAGAGGAAAAAGAGCTTGCAATAAGAGCTAAAAAAGGAGATAAAGAAGCTTTAAAAAAATTAGTTGAAGGAAATCTTCGTTTTGTTATAAATATAGCTAAAAATTTTATGGGTTGGGGTGTTCCACTTGTTGATTTAATAGCAGCCGGAAATCTTGGTCTTATAGAAGCAGCAAAACGTTTTGACCCTGATAAAAATGTAAAATTTATATCTTATGCGGTATGGTGGATAAGACAGGCAATTATGCAAACGATTTTTCAGCAAACCGGAGCTGTCAGAATACCTATAAAAGAATCTTTATTTATAAGTAAAGTTAAAGAGACCTATGATAGATTAAAAGAACAGCTTGAAAGGGAGCCTACAATAGAAGAGCTTGCAAAAGAGTTAAAAGTAAGTCCAAGGAAAATAAAAAATGCATTGGCAGTAGTTAGAATGCCTGTTTCCCTTGATATGCCTATAGGAGAAGAAGGGGAAGAGATGACCCTTCTTGATGTCCTATCAAAATCCGGCACAGAAGATATTGAAAAAGAATTAATAGAAGAATCATTACATAAAGATTTGGAAAGTTTGTTAAATGCATTAGATGAAAGAGAAAGAAAGATTATAGAGCTAAGATATGGTCTTACAGGTGAAGAACCGAAAACATTAACAGAAGTAGGTGATGAGATAGGAATATCAAGAGAAAGAGTTAGACAGTTAGAACAAAGGGCTTTGAAAAAACTTAAAAATCTTGCTATGAAAAAACATCTTAAAGATTTTCTTTCATAA
- the bioF gene encoding 8-amino-7-oxononanoate synthase, with translation MKFNEYLKNSLNQIKEKNLYRERFILDKNIINFCSNDYLGLKDNEYTKQKLKEFIKDLPVGSGASALVSGYYEIQKKLEQNLSNLKDTESSIVVGTGYMANIGLISAITTEEDIIFSDEYNHASIIDGIRLSKAKKFIYKHKDIEDLENKIKENKTKGNIFIITDGVFSMEGDIAPLKELYQIAKIYDAVLIIDDAHATGVIGNGKGSLFEFNIKPDENIIQVGTLSKAIGSFGAFISGSKLLIDFLVNKARPVIFSTALSPVQNFISLINLGIMQKEEFRRKELFEKSKYFASRLKEIGFNIEFHNTPIFSIILKDEKKALIWRDYLLKNNIFIQAIRPPTVPIGSSRLRITISYSHKYEDIDKLLDILSFMKENL, from the coding sequence ATGAAATTTAACGAATATCTAAAAAATAGCCTAAATCAAATAAAGGAAAAAAATTTATATAGAGAAAGATTTATCCTTGATAAAAATATTATAAATTTTTGCTCAAATGATTATCTTGGACTGAAAGATAATGAATATACAAAACAGAAATTGAAAGAGTTTATAAAAGATTTACCGGTTGGAAGTGGAGCATCTGCATTAGTAAGCGGTTATTATGAGATACAAAAAAAATTAGAACAAAATCTATCAAATCTGAAAGATACAGAAAGCTCAATAGTTGTAGGAACTGGATATATGGCAAATATTGGCTTAATATCAGCTATCACAACAGAAGAAGATATTATATTTAGTGATGAGTATAATCATGCTTCAATCATAGATGGAATAAGATTATCAAAAGCAAAAAAATTTATATATAAACATAAAGATATAGAAGACCTTGAAAATAAAATAAAAGAAAATAAAACGAAAGGAAATATTTTTATAATCACAGATGGCGTTTTTAGTATGGAAGGAGATATAGCTCCTTTAAAAGAGTTATATCAGATAGCAAAAATATATGATGCAGTTTTAATTATAGATGATGCCCATGCAACCGGTGTTATAGGAAATGGAAAAGGAAGTTTATTTGAGTTTAATATTAAACCTGATGAAAATATAATTCAGGTAGGCACATTATCAAAAGCCATAGGAAGTTTTGGAGCATTTATATCCGGCTCAAAATTATTAATAGATTTTCTTGTTAATAAAGCAAGACCTGTTATTTTTTCTACTGCATTATCTCCGGTTCAAAATTTTATATCTCTTATAAACTTAGGAATTATGCAAAAAGAAGAATTTAGAAGAAAAGAATTATTTGAAAAATCAAAATATTTTGCAAGTAGATTAAAAGAAATAGGGTTTAATATAGAGTTTCATAATACACCTATATTTTCAATAATTTTAAAAGATGAGAAAAAAGCATTAATATGGAGAGATTATTTACTTAAAAACAATATATTTATTCAGGCAATAAGACCCCCTACTGTGCCAATAGGTAGTTCAAGACTTAGAATAACTATATCTTATAGTCATAAATATGAAGATATAGACAAACTACTTGATATTTTAAGTTTTATGAAAGAAAATCTTTAA
- the hisH gene encoding imidazole glycerol phosphate synthase subunit HisH has product MIMLVDYGMGNLRSVEKALQKVGLEVNRSSNPEDIDKADAIVVPGVGAFADAIHNLERFGLKDKIIQAINQGKPYLGICLGLQILFEYGYEFGEHEGLGIIKGKVIRFDERLNIKIPHMGWNQVWIKKKDKMFKNIKEGDYFYFVHSYYAVPDEEDVIASYTDYGVDFCSAIEKDNIWAVQFHPEKSQTTGLKFLQNFADFVKNEI; this is encoded by the coding sequence ATGATAATGCTCGTTGATTACGGAATGGGTAATTTACGGAGTGTAGAAAAAGCTCTTCAAAAAGTAGGTCTTGAGGTTAATCGCTCATCTAATCCGGAAGATATAGATAAAGCAGATGCAATTGTTGTTCCCGGAGTTGGAGCATTTGCAGATGCAATACATAACCTTGAAAGATTTGGCTTAAAAGATAAAATTATACAGGCAATTAATCAAGGAAAACCTTATCTTGGAATATGCCTTGGACTTCAAATATTATTTGAGTATGGTTATGAGTTTGGAGAACATGAAGGACTTGGAATAATTAAAGGTAAAGTTATAAGATTTGATGAAAGACTAAATATAAAAATACCACACATGGGATGGAATCAAGTCTGGATAAAGAAAAAAGATAAAATGTTTAAAAATATAAAAGAAGGAGATTATTTTTATTTTGTCCATTCTTATTATGCAGTTCCGGATGAAGAAGATGTTATAGCTTCTTATACAGATTACGGAGTAGATTTTTGCTCTGCAATTGAAAAAGATAATATCTGGGCTGTCCAGTTTCACCCTGAAAAAAGCCAAACAACAGGTTTAAAATTTTTGCAAAATTTTGCAGATTTTGTAAAGAATGAAATTTAA
- the trpA gene encoding tryptophan synthase subunit alpha: MIKEKFKNKALITYFMGGFPSIEDSFQTAITLIQNGADILEVGIPFSDPVADGVTIQVAHEKAIKDGITPIDIFNLTKRIKEKYPEIPLIAMTYYNLIFKMGEEQFCKIAKENGIDGFIIPDLPPEESESFKKIANSFGLSQIFLAAPTSNEERIKLISQLTDDFIYYVSLTGITGERENLPWDELKQNVENIKKITDKLVAVGFGVSKKEHSKIISTFADGVIVGSAVVKLQAQKDFKGIAELVKNLKEGLLEA, from the coding sequence ATGATTAAAGAAAAATTTAAAAATAAGGCTTTAATTACATATTTTATGGGAGGATTTCCTTCCATAGAAGATAGCTTTCAAACAGCTATTACATTAATCCAAAATGGAGCAGATATATTAGAAGTTGGAATACCTTTTTCTGATCCGGTAGCAGATGGAGTAACAATTCAAGTTGCCCATGAAAAAGCCATAAAAGATGGAATTACACCAATAGATATATTCAATCTAACAAAAAGAATAAAAGAAAAATATCCGGAAATACCACTTATTGCTATGACCTATTACAACCTAATCTTCAAAATGGGAGAAGAGCAGTTTTGCAAGATAGCAAAAGAAAACGGAATAGATGGATTTATCATTCCCGATTTACCACCGGAAGAATCAGAAAGTTTTAAAAAGATAGCAAATAGCTTTGGTTTATCCCAGATATTCTTAGCAGCACCTACATCTAATGAAGAAAGAATAAAATTAATTTCCCAATTAACAGATGATTTTATATATTATGTATCTCTTACAGGGATAACCGGAGAAAGAGAAAATTTACCATGGGATGAACTTAAACAAAATGTAGAAAATATAAAAAAAATAACTGATAAACTGGTTGCAGTAGGTTTTGGAGTATCAAAAAAAGAACATTCAAAAATAATATCAACATTTGCAGATGGAGTCATTGTAGGAAGTGCAGTAGTAAAACTCCAAGCTCAAAAAGATTTTAAAGGAATTGCAGAGCTTGTAAAAAATCTAAAAGAAGGGCTTTTAGAAGCATGA